A single Amphiprion ocellaris isolate individual 3 ecotype Okinawa chromosome 1, ASM2253959v1, whole genome shotgun sequence DNA region contains:
- the cebpa gene encoding CCAAT/enhancer-binding protein alpha: MPGFRFSMELSNLYEVAPRPLMSSLTHSQQPSSGYRDPAELGGEIGDSETSIDLSAYIDPSAFNDDFLADLFHHSSRQDKLKMMNGEYDPVPCGPGPQQLYMSNYMESKLEPLYEHNPPRLRPVAIKQEPRDDEDLNPGLPPTYHHPHPHSQQYQHPPPQPQMPHLQYQIAHCAQTTMHLQPGHPTPPPTPVPSPHQHHHQHPHQHPQQGGLKLLDPQRGGGKPKKHVDKSSPEYRLRRERNNVAVRKSRDKAKMRNMETQQKVVELTTDNDRLRRRVEHLTRELDTLRGIFRQLPDGSFKPLGS, from the coding sequence ATGCCCGGCTTTAGATTCTCCATGGAGCTCTCTAACCTGTACGAGGTCGCGCCCCGGCCCCTGATGAGCAGCCTGACCCACAGCCAGCAGCCCTCCTCCGGCTACAGAGACCCGGCAGAGCTCGGCGGTGAGATCGGAGACAGCGAGACGTCCATCGACCTGAGCGCCTACATCGACCCGTCGGCGTTCAACGACGACTTCCTGGCCGACCTGTTCCACCACAGCTCCCGGCAGGACAAGCTGAAAATGATGAACGGGGAGTACGACCCGGTCCCGTGCGGCCCGGGGCCCCAGCAGCTCTATATGTCCAACTACATGGAGTCCAAGCTGGAGCCGCTCTACGAGCACAACCCGCCGCGCCTGCGCCCGGTGGCCATCAAGCAGGAGCCGCGGGACGACGAGGACCTGAACCCCGGTCTGCCCCCCACCTACCACCACCCGCACCCGCACTCCCAGCAGTACCAGCACCCCCCGCCGCAGCCGCAGATGCCGCACCTCCAGTACCAGATCGCGCACTGCGCCCAGACCACCATGCACCTCCAGCCGGGCCACCCGACGCCCCCGCCGACCCCAGTGCCCAGCCcgcaccagcaccaccaccagcacccgCACCAGCACCCGCAGCAAGGCGGCCTGAAGCTGCTGGACCCGCAGCGGGGCGGCGGGAAGCCCAAGAAGCACGTGGACAAGAGCAGCCCGGAGTACCGGCTGCGGCGGGAGCGCAACAACGTGGCCGTGCGCAAGAGCAGGGACAAGGCCAAGATGCGCAACATGGAGACGCAGCAGAAGGTGGTGGAGTTGACCACCGACAACGACAGACTGAGGCGGAGGGTGGAGCACCTGACCCGGGAGCTGGACACGTTACGGGGCATCTTCAGGCAGCTGCCCGACGGATCCTTCAAACCTCTGGGCAGCTGA